A genome region from Nitrospirota bacterium includes the following:
- a CDS encoding (Fe-S)-binding protein: MATKFTAKPDELSKIDYKPPKKGWLDTPAEFKEHTFCWGAKGKNLNVVEFPNARDWSPAEEDWKLPENWQEIVLEGIKDRLSKYRSFKLFMDICVRCGACADKCHFFIGGGDPKNMPVLRAELLRSIYRKYFTASGKMLGKIAGARELTLDVLKEIWYYYYQCTECRRCSVFCPYGIDQAEITMVGRELMNLLGLNTDWISGPVANCYMKGNHLGLEPHTIKNSMEFFLDDIETITGIKIKPTFNRKGAEILFVTPSGDLFADPGTYTAMGYLMLFHELGLDYTWSTYASEGGNFGLFTSNEMAKRLNAKIYAEAKRLGVKWIIGGECGHMWRIVNQYMDTWNGPADFLEEPVSPITGTKFENAKSTKMVHIAEFTADLIKNGKLKLDPGRNNHLKVTWHDSCNTARGMGILDEPRYVLRNVCNHFHEMPEDTIREKTFCCGSGTGLNASENMDLRMRGGFPRANAVKYVRDNYGVNMLANICAIDRATLKALMEYWAPDVQVAGLHELVGNALVMTGEKERTQDLRLEPLPEKEAKE; encoded by the coding sequence ATGGCAACAAAATTTACTGCAAAACCAGACGAGCTTTCAAAGATAGACTACAAGCCGCCTAAAAAAGGATGGTTGGACACACCCGCTGAATTCAAGGAACACACCTTCTGCTGGGGTGCAAAAGGCAAAAACCTCAATGTTGTTGAATTCCCGAATGCGCGCGACTGGTCTCCCGCAGAGGAAGACTGGAAGCTCCCGGAAAACTGGCAGGAGATTGTCCTTGAAGGCATAAAAGACAGGCTAAGCAAGTACCGTTCTTTCAAACTGTTTATGGACATTTGCGTCAGGTGCGGCGCCTGCGCTGATAAGTGTCATTTCTTCATAGGCGGAGGAGACCCGAAGAATATGCCGGTATTAAGGGCAGAGCTTCTCAGGTCGATTTACAGAAAATATTTTACTGCATCAGGCAAAATGCTTGGCAAGATTGCCGGCGCAAGGGAGTTAACCTTAGATGTCTTAAAAGAGATATGGTATTACTATTACCAGTGTACAGAGTGCCGCCGCTGTTCAGTCTTCTGTCCATACGGAATTGATCAGGCTGAGATAACGATGGTGGGAAGAGAACTTATGAATCTGCTTGGATTGAACACAGACTGGATTTCAGGGCCTGTTGCCAATTGCTACATGAAAGGCAACCACCTCGGTCTTGAGCCCCATACAATCAAAAACAGTATGGAATTCTTCCTTGACGACATAGAGACAATAACAGGCATAAAGATTAAGCCTACTTTCAATAGAAAAGGAGCAGAGATCCTTTTTGTAACCCCATCAGGCGATCTCTTTGCCGACCCCGGCACTTATACCGCTATGGGCTACCTTATGCTTTTCCATGAACTGGGCCTTGACTACACCTGGAGCACATACGCCTCTGAAGGAGGCAACTTCGGGTTATTTACTTCCAATGAGATGGCAAAAAGGCTCAATGCAAAGATTTATGCGGAGGCAAAGAGGCTTGGCGTGAAATGGATCATTGGAGGAGAATGCGGCCATATGTGGAGGATTGTAAATCAGTACATGGATACATGGAACGGCCCGGCTGATTTCCTTGAGGAGCCTGTTTCTCCTATAACAGGCACAAAATTTGAGAATGCAAAATCCACAAAGATGGTTCATATAGCAGAATTCACAGCTGACCTTATCAAGAACGGGAAGCTGAAACTGGACCCGGGCAGGAACAACCACCTCAAGGTTACATGGCATGACTCGTGTAATACAGCAAGAGGAATGGGAATTCTTGATGAACCAAGATACGTTCTGCGGAATGTATGCAACCACTTCCATGAAATGCCTGAAGACACCATAAGGGAAAAAACCTTCTGCTGCGGCAGCGGCACAGGCCTGAACGCATCCGAAAATATGGACCTCAGGATGAGGGGCGGTTTTCCCAGAGCCAATGCTGTTAAATACGTCCGGGATAATTATGGCGTAAACATGCTGGCAAATATCTGCGCAATTGACAGGGCAACTTTAAAGGCATTAATGGAATACTGGGCGCCTGATGTGCAGGTAGCAGGACTTCATGAACTGGTGGGGAATGCCCTTGTAATGACAGGTGAAAAGGAAAGGACACAGGATTTGCGTCTTGAACCATTACCTGAAAAGGAGGCTAAAGAATAA
- the dsrJ gene encoding sulfate reduction electron transfer complex DsrMKJOP subunit DsrJ, with translation MYDGGKIFVGLIVFAALFASPFYLNMGKVSAKPELKIDTPEIQKLEDKKCVEPKELMRAEHMQILNSWRDAVVRNGDRDQIIISGHKYEKSLQNGCMKCHSNKKDFCDKCHNYMAVKPYCWDCHIAPKEKKS, from the coding sequence ATCTATGACGGAGGAAAGATATTCGTTGGCTTGATTGTCTTTGCCGCCCTTTTTGCATCCCCATTCTATCTCAACATGGGCAAGGTCAGCGCTAAACCTGAACTTAAAATTGACACGCCTGAAATCCAGAAACTTGAAGATAAGAAATGCGTTGAGCCCAAGGAGTTGATGAGGGCAGAACACATGCAGATACTTAATAGCTGGAGAGATGCTGTTGTGCGTAATGGAGACAGAGACCAGATAATCATCAGCGGACATAAATACGAAAAGAGCCTTCAGAACGGATGCATGAAATGCCACTCTAACAAAAAGGATTTCTGTGATAAATGTCATAACTACATGGCTGTAAAACCATACTGCTGGGATTGCCATATAGCGCCAAAGGAGAAGAAGTCATGA